The genomic region CGCTGTCGATGATCAGATAGGCGGTGTCGTTCTGGTGATAGAGCGTGACCTGCCCGATGCGGCCGGAGTACATGTCCTCGGCGACGTAGCGCTGACCACGCTCGTTGACGAGGATTCCGCGGACGGTCTGCTGGGGGTCGATCAGGAACGCCACCTCGGTGGCATCCATGTGGGCGAGGTCGGCGCCGAGCGCCTGAGCCATCCGGATGGACTGCCCGTCGTGCTGCTCGATCGACGCGGCGGGGCGCCCGGCGAGCCGAGGGGCGTACTGCATCACCATCGCGTCGTTGTAGGCGAAGCTGCCGGATGCCAGGACGACGCCGCGGCGCGCCCGGATGGCGAGCGGCTGGCCGTACCGATGGGCCATGAGCCCCACCACTCGCCCGTCGGCCTGCACGATCAACGACTCGGCCCTGACGTCGTAGGCGGCCCGCACCCCGAGCGACGCGGCGGTGTCGACGAGCGGCTTCATGAGCATGTAGCCGCCGCTGCGCTCTCCCGCCCGCTTGTCGGCCATCTGCGGGACGTGTCCGCGCGGAGCGGGCTGCGCAATGGTGTTGAACGGGAAGGCGTTCTCCCCGCCAGTGAACATCAAGCCCTGATCGCCCGGTGGCTCCCAGCCGGGTTCGCCCCAGAACTCTGGCTTGAAGGGGACGCCGCACTGGACCAGCCAGTCGAAGTGCTCGACGCTGCCCGCGCAGTAGTCGGCGATCCGGCGTTCGTCGGCTCCCGGCCCCATGGCGACATTGAGGAAGGCCTCCATGTTATGAGCCGAATCGTCGAAGCCGCAGGCCTTCTGGAGTGCGGTGCCGCCGCCGAGATAGATGAAACCGCCCGCCATCGCCGCGGCGCCGCCCCACCCGCCCGTGCGTTCGACGACGAGCACGTCGGCCCCGGCCGACGCGGCTTCGACCGCGGCCGCCGCGCCCGCGATGCCGTAACCGACGATCACGACGTCGGCCTCGAGGTCCCAGGTGTCGACGTCATCCGCCGACCTGGGGTAGACGTCGGAGTCCACAGCGTCTGCCGTCACGGTCGCATCGCCGCCGAAAGATCGCTGACCCATTCGTGGCCCCAGTAACTGTCGGCGGTGATTTCCTCAGCGGTGTAATGAGACTCGTCGACCCGCATGCCCTCGGTGCCGAACTCGATATCCCAGTCCCCGGGGGCGCGCACGTAGAACGACACCATCTTGTCGTTGGTGTGCCTGCCCAGGGTGGAGGACAGCTGGAAGCCGTCCTTGTTCACCCGGTCCAGGGCTTGGCCGACCGCGTCGAGGGAGTCCACCTCCACCATGAGGTGGATCAGGCCGGGGTCGCGCACTGTCGCCGCGGGACAGATCGCCAGGCTGTGATGGCGCTCGTTGATACCGAGGAACCGGACGCGCACCGGCCCGAACTCTGGCGGCGTCGGCACGCGGAAGGCGCCACGGGACCTGAATCCCAGCACCTCGGTGTAGAACTCGAACAGACCGGGGACATCGAGCGCTGGCAGCACCACGTGGCCGAGGCCCTGATCACCCGTCAGGAACCTGGCGCCGAACGGGGTGACGACGGGACTGTGGTCGAGCACAGGTCCGTGGAACACCTCAACCGCTGTGCCCGCCGGGTCGTCAAAGGCGATGACTGCCTCCACGCGCCGAGCGTCGGCCTCTGCCAGTGACAGCTCCTTGAACGGCACACCCGCGGCATCCAACGCGACCTTGACGCGCTGCAGGGCCGCGCCGTCGCGGACCTCCCAGCCCACGGACACGATCCTGTCGCTGTCGCCTGGCTGCACGACGATGCGCGCGGCGCGCTCGTCCATGCGTAGATACAGGGAGTCCTCGTCGGGGCCGGATCCCTGCGCGAAACCCAGGACGTCGAACGCGAAGCGACGCCAGCGGGGGATGTCGGTGGCTTGGACTTTGACGTAGCCCAGGCTCTTCAGCTCACTCATCGAATGTCCCTAGATCATCGCCCGCAGCGGACCCTGCGGATCGACGCCGAGCGCACTCAGCGCCGAGGCGTGGTAGACGGTTCCTGGCACGTGGATCGCGTGCGCCATACCGGCATGGGCGTCGCGCCAATACCGTTGCAGCGGTTTGTCCATGCGCAGTGCGTTACCTCCGGACCGGGCGAAGATCTGGTCCACCGCGGTCACCGCGCGCCAAACGGCCCGCACCTGTGAGCGGCGCACGGCGGCACGCTGTTCGAACGTGACCTCCGCTCCCGAGTCCACCAGGTCATAGACCATGTCGACGTTGCCGAGCAGCGCCTGGCGAGAGGCGTTGATCTCCGCGGCGGCCTCCCCGATCTCGTACATCACGTAGGGGTCGTCCTTGATGGCGGTGCCGCTGGCTCCGACGCGCTCGCGCTGGTAGTCCAGGTGAGCTGCGAGCGCGCCCTCGCAGATTCCGATGGTCGCCGAACTGATGCCAAGGGGGAACATCGTCGACCACGGCATCTTGTAGAGCGTCTTGGTCATGCCGGCCTCGATCTGGGCGCTACCGTCCATCACCTTGGTGCCGTCCATCGTGCGGTAGTCCGGTACGAACGCATCCTTGACGATGACGTCCTTGGAGCCCGTGCCGCGCAGCCCCACCACATCCCACGAATCCGGAACGATCTCGTAGTCCGAACGGGGCAGGATCATGTGCAGCATTGTCGGCGGCATCAGAGGTTTGCCGTCGTCGCCACCGAGCATCGCGCCCAGGATGATCCAGTCACAGGCGTCGGTACCGGAACTGAACTGCCAGCGGCCGTTGAAGACATAGCCGCCCTCGACGGGCCTGGCCACCCCCTGCGGGGCATAGGGCGAGGCCACCCACGTGTCGATGTCGTCGCCCCAGACCTCGTCGGCGACCCGGGGATCGGCGTAGGCCAACTGGTAGGGGTGCACCCCCACGACGCCGTTGATCCAGCCGGCCGCGGGATCCAGTGCCGCCGTGGCCATCACCGTCTCGGCGAACTCCCGGGGATGAACCTCGAGACCGCCGTGCGACTCCGGCTGCAGCAGGCGGATCGAACCGATCGCCTTCATGCTCTTGACGGTGGTGTCGGGGAGCTGGCCGAGCTTCTCGGCCTCCACCGCCTGTTCCTTGAACTGGTCGGCCAGTTCCATCACGCGGTCGAGTACGCGCTGGCTCATGCTGACGTCCTAACTGTGTGGGCTGAGGGAAGAGTTACTCGCACCAGGGATCGTCAGCCCGATCCGATCCCGGTGAGTGGACGGAAAATGTGGTCAGAACTCGATGTGTACATCGTCGCTGACGGGACGGGCCTGGCAGGCCAGAACCAGCCCTTCTGCTATGTCGGCGGGTTCGAGGATGTCGCACTCGGCCATCGCGACCCGGCCCGTCAACACCGTGGCGACACACGAGCCGCAGTGCCCCTCGCGACAGGAGTGCGGCACGTCGATTCCCGCGTCGAGCATGGTGTCCACGAGGCTACGGTCGCGCGGCCACGTCAACCGGTGCTGCGTGCCGTCCAGATCGACCTCGACAACCGCCGCTGTTTGCGTCGCGTGTGCATCGACATCTGCCATGTCGGTCAGTGTCGATGGGAGATGGGAGCCGCTGGAGGTCCGTGCCCGCTGTCCGGGATGCCGACACGGCGCCGTCCGGTCAACGGGAATCTGACGGGCCGAGGCCGATCCGTGGGCCTAGCTTGGCGGCTGTGAACGGTGACGGTGAAGTGGTTGACGCAGTGGTCGTGGGTGCCGGGTTCGCCGGCATATACGCCCTGCACAGGCTGCGCGCACAGGGTTTGTCAGTCCGCGTGTTCGAGGCCGCGCCGGAAGTCGGAGGCACCTGGTACTACAACCGCTACCCGGGCGCGCGGTGTGACGTGGAGAGTGTGGACTACTGCTACTCGTTCTCCTCCGAACTCGAGCAGGAGTGGGACTGGTCGGAGAAGTACGCGACTCAGGCCGAGATTCTGCGCTACCTGAACTGGGTCACCGACAAGCTGGACCTGCGCACCGGGATCACGTTCAACACCCGGGTCACCGCGGCGGTACTCGATGAGCAGTCGCTGCACTGGACGGTGCGCACCCACACCGGCGAGGCCGTCCGCGCCCGCTTCTGCATCATGGCCACCGGGCCGCTTTCGGCAGCTCTGACACCAGACTTCGATGGCCTGAACACGTTCACGGGCGACATCCACCACACCGCACACTGGCCGCATCACCCCGTCGACTTCACGGGTAAGCGCGTCGCCGTCATCGGTACAGGCTCATCGGGCATTCAATCGGTGCCGCTGATCGCCGAGCAGGCCGAGCAGCTCTACGTGTTCCAACGCACGCCCAACTACAGTGTGCCCGCTGGAAACCAGCCGCTGACCGACGACGACCGCATGCGGGTGAAGGCCGACTACGCCGAGCGTCGGCGGCTGTCCTGGCGCAGCGGCGGGGGCTCACCCCACATCGCGCATCCGAGGCTCACGATGGACGTGACCCCCGAGGAGCGTCGTGACGCGTTCGAGACGCGTTGGCAGCTCGGCGGCGTGCTGTTCTCCAAGACCTTCAGCGATCAGATGATCGACGCCGTCGCCAACGACGAGGCCCGCAAGTTCTATGAGCAGAAGGTGCGATCGATAATCGACGACCCCGATGTCGCCGAGCTGCTCATCCCCACCGATCATCCGATCGGCACCAAGCGAATCTGCACCGACACCAACTACTTTCAGACGTTCAATCGTCCCAACGTGAAGTTGATCAGTGTGCGCTCGACTCCCATCGAGTCGATCGACGCGACGGGGATCAACACATCCGACGCGCACTACGACGTCGACGCGATCGTGCTGGCCACGGGCTTCGACGCGATGACGGGCGCACTGGACAAGATCGACATCGTCGGGCGCGGTGGCCATCGGCTGCGAGATGACTGGGTCGACGGCCCCCGGACCTATCTTGGCCTCGGGGTGGACGGGTTTCCGAACATGTTCCTGGTCTCGGGCCCCGGCGCGCCTGCGGTGCTCGCCAACATGGTGCTGCACGCCGAGGCGCACGTGAACTGGATCGCCGACGCGATAGGTCACCTCGACGCGCACGGATACGGTGCGATCGAGGCCACCGTCGACGCCGTCGACGCCTGGATCGCCGAATGCAATCAACGTGCTGACGCGACGTTGTTCCCCAAGGCGAACTCCTGGTACCTGGGCGCCAACGTGCCTGGAAAGCCAAGGGTTTTCATGTTGTTCATCGGCGGCTTCGCGGTGTACCTCGACATCTGCCGCGATATCGCGGACGCAGGCTACAAGGGTTTCAGCCTGCTGAAGGTGTCCTAGATGTCGGGTCTGACGGACAAGGTCGTCGTCGTCACCGGCGCGGCCCAGGGGACCGGACGCGCCCACTGCGAGCGCTTCGCACAGGAGGGTGCCGACGTCATCGCTCTCGACACAGACACGGCGACCGCTGATCTCAGCGCCACCGCGGCGCTCGTCGAGCGGCACGGGCGGCGGTGTATCACGGCGACCGCCGACATCCGAGACGGCGACGAGATGACTGCGGCGATCGACCAAGGCGTCGAGGAACTCGGCAGGCTCGACGTCATCGTCGCCAATGCGGGCATCCACGCGACCGGTGCGCCGACGTGGGAGATCACGGAGGAGGCGTGGCACGGCACCCTGGACGTCAATCTCACCGGCACCTGGCACACGGTCAAGGCGGGTGTTCCCCACATCGGGGCTGAGGGCGGCTCGGTGGTGATCATCAGCTCGACGAACGGCCTGCGGGGTACCGCGAACAGTGCGCATTACACCGCGAGCAAGCACGCAGTCGTCGGGTTGGCCCGATCGCTGGCCAATGAACTGGGAGCACATCAGATTCGGGTCAACACAGTGCACCCCGGTGCGGTGGGCACCGCAATGGTGCTCAACGAGGCGACCTTTCGGCGACTCCGACCAGACCTCGAACGGCCGACCGCCGAGGACGCCGCCGAGGTCCTGCGTGCGCGCAATCTGTTGCCCGTGGCGTGGGTCGAGCCGGTCGACGTCGCCAACGCAGTGGTCTTCCTGGCGTCCGATGAGGCCCGCTACATCACGGGCACCCAACTGGTCGTCGACGCCGGCCTGACGCAGAGGACGACATGACGGGACGGCTCGCGGGAAAGGTCGCCCTGATCACCGGGGCCGCGCGCGGAATCGGCCGCGCACAGGCCGTGCGGTTCGCCCAGGAGGGCGCCGACATCGTCGCCCTCGACATCTGCGGCCCCGTCGACACGGTCGCGGTGCCCCCTGCCACCGCGGATGACCTCGCCGAAACGGCACGGCTGGTCCGCGCCGCCGGTGGTCGAGTGAGCACCGAGGTGGTCGACGTGCGCGACGCCGAGGGAATGCGCGACGCGGCAGACCGCGGCGCCGCACACTTCGGCGGCCTCGACATCGTCTGTGCCACGGCGGGCATCACCTCACGGGGTATGGCGACCGAGCTGCCCGAACGTGTCTGGCAGACGATGCTGGACGTCAACCTGACGGGAGTCTGGCGGACGTGCAAGGTCACGGCTCCGCACCTGATCGCGCGGGGCAGCGGCGCGATAGTCCTGGTGAGTTCGATCGCGGGCCTGCGCGGACTGGTCGGGGTGTCGCACTACACGGCGGCCAAACACGGTGTGGTCGGATTGATGCGCAGCCTGGCCAATGACATGGCGCCGCACGGAATTCGGGTCAACTCGGTACACCCCACCAACGTCGACACGCCGATGATCCAGAACGACGTCGTCAGCAGTGCATTCCGGCCCGATCTGGATCGCCCGCCGACCCGCGAGGAGTTCGCAGCGGCAGCAACGTCGATGAACATGCTCGACATCCCGTGGGTGGAACCGGTCGACGTGGCCAACGCCAGTCTGTTCCTGGCCTCAGATGAGGCCCGCTACGTCACCGCCGTCACGCTGCCCGTCGATGCGGGCAGCACACAACGATAGGAGAGTTCATGCCGGACGTCGCCAAGTACGGTCCCTGGGCGGTCATTGCAGGTGGGTCTGAGGGAGTGGGAGCCGAGTTCGCGCGCATGCTCGCTGAGGACGGCTTCAACCTGGTACTCATTGCGCGCAAGGAGGGCCCGCTCGAGGAGGTCGGCAGTCGGTGCCGTGAACTCGGCGCCGACGTGCGAATCATCTCGATGGACCTGCTGGAACCGACAGCCGTGTCTCGGATCGCCGCGGTCACTGCCGAACTCGAGGTCGGCCTCTTGATCTACAACGCCGGGGCGAGCACCTGCAACGAACCGTTTCTGGAAGCGAACCTCACCGACTTCCAAAAGGTCACCGATCTCAACGTGACTCGCATGCTCGAGCTGGTGCAGCACTACGGACGCTCAATGGTGGCGCGAGGCCGTGGCGGCATCATGCTCGTCGGATCACTGTCGGGATACATGGGCGCGGTCCGCCACTCGATCTATTCCGGCGCAAAGGCGTTCAGCAGGATGTTCGCCGAAAGCCTGTGGATCGAACTGCGCGACCAAGGCGTCGATGTCCTCGAATTGGTGCTCGGTGTCACCCGCACACCGGCGATGGAGCGCATCGGGCTGAACTTTGACGCGCCGGGCATGAACGTCAACGACCCGGCCGAGGTCGCGAGGGAGGGACTGGATCACCTCGCTCATGGCCCGGTGTACGTGGCGGGTGGCAACGCTTCGAGAGCCCTTGACAACAGCGCCCCCGAGCGCGCGCGAGTGGTCCTCAACGCGCATGAGGCCATCCGCGAACTCGTCAACCTGCGGAAGTAGCAATGAGGATCGGGCTGTCGACCCCGGTGGTGGTACAGGTCCCAGGCGTGTCGTCGGAATGGGAGCGCACCGCTACAGCCGATGACGTGGCCCAGATAGCGGCAGCGGCCGATGCGTGTGGACTGGAGTACCTAACATGCTCAGAGCACGTCGCCATCCCCAGCGGTGAGGCCGACAGCCGCGGCGCGGTCTACTGGGATCCGTTGGCCACACTGGGCTTCCTTGCCGCACGCACCCGGCGAATCCGCCTCGCCACGGCGGTGCTGGTGCTGGCCTATCACCACCCGATGGAGATCGCCAAGCGCTACGGGACACTTGACCGGATCAGCGGCGGGCGGCTCACGCTCGGCGTGGGAATCGGTTCTCTGAATGCGGAGTTCACACTGCTCGGAGCCCAATGGGACCGCCGTGCGGACCGCGCCGACGATGCGATTCGCGCGCTCCGGGCGTCGTTGTCGTCCGAGACGCCGCAGTATCACGGGCCGTTCTACTCCTATGACGGCATGACGGTGCTGCCACACGCGATGCAGCAGCACGTACCCATCTGGGTCGGCGGGCGAAGTGCTGGCTCACTTCGCCGAGCGGTACGGTTCGCCGACGGCTGGATGCCGTTCGGGCTCAAGGGTGACCAGATCAGGCGAATGCTCGCAGACGTCGATGTTCCCCAGGGCTTTGAGGTCGTGCTGTCGACCAGTGGTGCGCTAGATCCCGGTTGCGGCCCCGGCGCGACCGACGAGATCCTGCGCGAGCTATGTGATTCGGGTGCGACCGCGATCACCTGCAGCATCGCGGCCACCTCGGCCGCGCACTACTGCGATCAAGTCGTCGCGCTGGCGGCCATCGCCGACGCAGGCAGGGGAGGATCATGAACAGTGACCTGATAAGGCTCGAGTCACGACTGCGGCAGCTCGAGGACGAGCGATGCGTGCAACGGCTCATCGCCTCCTACGGGCCATACGTCGATGCGGCGGATGCGGACGGTGCCGCGGCGCTCTGGGCGGCCGACGGCAGCTACGACGTGGAGGGTTGGCACATGGACAGCGCCGACGACGTCCACGCCATGGTCAGTGCGACGTCGCACAGGGAACTCGTCGACTCGGGCTGCTGCCACTTCCTGGGACCCGCCGTGGTCACGGTGACCGGTGACACCGCCGTCGCGGTGTGTGAATCACTCGTGCTTCTTCGGCGTGAACAGCCGACTCCTGGAACGATACTCGGGCACGCCGCGTGGAACGGCTCGCCTGCCGAGTATCTTGTGTGGCGGGCGACGGCCAATCACTTCGAACTCACGCGCATCGACGAGGTCTGGCGGATCTCGAAGCGCACCAGTCGGCTGCTCAACGGGAATCCCGTGGCGCACGGGCTGCTCACCGCCGGGCTCGCAGGTGAGCGGACAGGGACAAACTGAGGGCCTCCAAAGTCTGGACGGAAGTAGATACATGGGTACTTACGCAGTGACCGGATCGGCGTCTGGGATGGGTCGGGCGGCAGCCGACAAGCTGAGGGCCGCAGGCCACACCGTCATCGGGGTAGATCTCCGAGACGCTGACGTCATCGCCGATCTGTCGACGCAGGAGGGCCGACGTGCCGCGGGCCGCGAAGTGCTCGCAGCGGCGGGCGAGTGCCTCGACGGCGCCGTGCTGGCGGCCGGAATCGGCCCCGCTCCGGGTCCGGACCAGGCGCGGCGGATCTTCGAGGTCAACTACCTCGGCGTCGTCGACCTACTCGACGTTCTGCGACCCGCGTTGGCGGCCGGCGGAAACGCCAAAGTCGTGGTGGTGGCCAGCAATTCGACGACGACGGTCCCGCTGGTGCCGAACCGAACGGTCCGGGCGCTGCTCGCCCACGATGCCGCCAGGGCCGTGCGCGCGCTGCGCTGGTACGGGCCCCTCGCGCCGTCGCTCGCCTATGCAGGCTCCAAGATCGCGGTATCGCGCTGGGTACGTCGGCAGGCGGTGACACCGCAGTGGGCCGGCGCCGGAATCCGGCTCAATGCACTCGCACCCGGCGCCATCCTCACCCCGTTGTTGGAGAAGCAGCTCGCGACACCGAGGGAGGCCAAGGCCATTCACGCCTTCCCGGTGCCCGTCGGAGGATTCGGCGACCCCGACCAGCTTGGCGACTGGATTCTGTTCATGCTGTCGGAATCCGCGGACTTCCTCTGCGGCAGCATCATTTTCGTCGACGGCGGGTCGGACGCGTACCTGCGCGCCGACAGCTGGCCACGACGGGTTCCGACCACCGGTGTGCCTCGTTACCTGTGGCGATTCCTGCGTTTCAAGCGAAACAGCTAGGACCGGGTCAGGAAGCCCAGCACGACGCTCTCGAACGCGGCCTTGGCCTCGATCATTGCCCAGTGCCCGCAGTTCGGGAACACGTGCAGTTCGGCGTTGGGGATGGTGCGCATCGGGATCAGCGCCATGTCCAGCGGGCTCACGCGGTCGTCGCGGCCCCACGTCAACAGGGTTTCCGCGCTGACCTTGTGCATGAGCGCCCACGGCATCGGCACGTCGGCGGACTTCATCATCGCCATCATCTGTGCGAACGCCGCCTTGCCGTACATCCGGCGGGCAGAGGCCAGCGTCTCCGGGTCGGTGGCCAGCTTCCAGCGTTCCTCAATCAGTTGGTCGGTCACCAACGCCTGGTCGTAGACCATCGAGTTGAGCCAGTCGACGAGGCGCTGCCGGGTCGGGTCCTCGGTGAACTCCTGTAGCAGCCTGATGCCCTCGCTGGGGCCCGGGCTGAAGACATTCGTGCCAATGCCGCCGATGGTCACCAACTTGCCGATGCGGTCCGGGTTGTGGATCGCGAAGTTGATGCCGACACCGCCGCCCATCGAGTTGCCGACGATGTCGACGCGGTCGACGCTCAGCGCGTCAAGGAACGGTGTCACCGCCCCCTGAGCGGTGATCATCGGATGCCCGCCGAAGTCGTCACTGACCCCGAACCCGGGGAATTCCAGGATGAGACAGCGGAAGTGGGCGGCGAACGTCGGGAGAACGCCGCGGAAGTTGCGCCAGCCGGTCACGCCGGGCCCTGATCCATGCAGGAACAGGAGGGTGGGGCCGTCACCCGCGTCGTAGTAGCGCAGCACTCCCGCGGGAGTGGCGATCTCGCGCAGATCGTTCTCGACGTGTTCGGTGAACTCCGGTGTGTTGGGCACGCCGCCACACTGTCACATCGATCCTCCCGCGCCGATGCCGGTATTCCGCTGATCGGTCGTCCCGTTAAGCGGGAAGTCGACTCTGCCGGGGCACACCGGGCTGCCACTGTTGCCGATCTAGCCACCGTTCGTCCGCCCAGCAGCAGTTCAGCGAGGAGTGCCCATGCCACGCCAAGGTGCGCTTCTGCCTAGGGGTTTGGCGTCGCCGATGCAGGCGGTTGGTGGGTTGTTTGCGATGGGGGTGGATGCGTTCAGGTTCATTTTTGTGCGGCCGTTTCAGTGGCGGGAGTTTTTGGAGCAGTCGTGGTTTGTGGCGCGGGTGTCGTTGGCGCCGACGTTGTTGGTGGCGATTCCGTTCACGGTGTTGGTGAGTTTTGTGCTCAATATCTTGTTGCGGGAGTTGGGTGCGGCTGATCTGTCGGGTGCGGGGGCGGCGTTTGGTGCGGTGACTCAGGTGGGTCCGTTGGTGACGGTGTTGATCGTGGCTGGGGCCGGGGCCACGGCGATGTGTGCTGATCTGGGGTCGCGGACGATTCGTGAGGAGATCGACGCGATGGAGGTGTTGGGGATCAATCCGGTGCAGCGGTTGGTGACCCCGCGGATGTTGGCCTCGGGTCTGGTGGCGTTGTTGCTCAATTCGTTGGTGGTGATCATCGGGATTTTGGGTGGGTATTTCTTCTCGGTGTTCGTTCAGGATGTGAACCCGGGGGCGTTCGCGGCGGGGATCACGTTGTTGACCGGGGTGCCCGAGGTGATCATCTCGTGTGTGAAGGCGGCGTTGTTCGGGTTGTTCGCCGGGTTGATCGCGTGTTATCGGGGGTTGACGATCACCGGGGGTGGGGCCAAGGCGGTGGGTAATGCGGTCAACGAGACGGTGGTGTTCGCGTTCATGGCGTTGTTTGTGATCAACGTGGTGGTCACCGCGATCGGCATCCAGTTGACGGCCAAGTAGCGGGCGGGGGCTCAATCGTGGCGCTTCGAGCGACGTATCCGCGTTTGACCCGGGCGGTGACACGTCCGGTTGGTGTGTTGTCGCGGATCGGGGATCAGACGCTGTTCTTTGGTCGGGCCATCGGTGGGACTCCGCATGCCGCGGTGCACTTCCGCAAGGAGATTGTGCGGTTGATCGCTGAGATCTCCATGGGTGCTGGTGTGTTGGCGATGATCGGCGGCACGCTGGTGATTGTCGGGTTCTTGACGTTGGCCACTGGTGGCACGCTGGCGGTGCAGGGTTACTCCTCGCTGGGCAATATCGGTATCGAGGCGTTGACGGGGTTTTTGGCGGCGTTCATCAATGTGCGGATCTCGGCGCCGGTGGTGGCTGGGATCGGGTTGGCGGCGACGTTTGGTGCCGGGGTGACCGCGCAGTTGGGGGCGATGCGGATCAACGAGGAGATCGACGCGTTGGAGTCGATGGGGATCCGGCCGATCGAGTATCTGGTGTCGACGCGGTTGGTGGCGGGGATGATCGCGATCACTCCGCTGTACTCGATCGCGGTGATCTTGTCGTTCATGGCGTCTCGGTTCACCACGGTGGTGTTGTTCGGTCAGTCCGGGGGGCTCTATGACCATTACTTCGGGACGTTTCTGAATCCGATCGATCTGTTGTGGTCGTTCTTTCAGGCGTTGTTGATGGCGCTGTCGATCCTGTTGGTGCACACCTATTACGGCTACTACGCCACCGGCGGGCCCTCGGGGGTCGGGGTGGCCGTGGGTAACGCGGTGCGCACCTCCCTGATCATCGTGGTCTCGGTGACCCTGCTGGTCTCACTTGCCGTCTACGGCTCCAACGGCAACTTCAACCTGTCGGGATAGGGAGAACTGCAGCCGATGAAACCAGACACCCGGCGCCTGCTGGTGGGGTCGAGCGCCGTGCTCGTACTCATGGCGATCGTTGTCCTCTCGGTCGGAATGTTCCGTGGAAGCTTCACGAAAACCGTTCCCGTGACCGTTATCTCAGATCGCGCCGGACTGGTGATGAACCCCGACGCACGGGTGAAACTGCACGGTGCGGAGGTCGGCAATGTGGAGTCCATTGAGCCGCGACCCGACGGCACTGCTGTCCTGCATCTCGCCATCGATCCCTCGCGCCTGGATCTGATACCCGAGAACGTCGGCGTCGACATCACCTCGTCCACGGTGTTCGGTGCCAAGTTCGTCGAACTCGTGCCGCCGAATGATCCCTCCGACCAGTCGCTACGGGCCGGTCAGGTGATCCAGGGGCAGCACGTCACTGTCGAGATCAACACGATCTTCCAGCAGTTGGTGTCGGTTCTCGACAAGATCGAACCCGTCAAGCTCAACGAGACGCTGGGGGCGCTGTCCGCGGGTATCAGCGGCAGGGGCGAGAAGCTCGGCCAGACACTGGTGGAACTCGATGAGTTGCTGGTGAAGCTCGACCCCAGCCTGTCCAACCTCAGTCACGAAATCGCCGTGGCCCCAGAGGTGCTCAACACCTATGCAGACGTGACACCGGACCTCCTTGCCACGGTGCGCAATTCGACCCAGATCAGCGACACGATTGTCGACTC from Mycolicibacterium sp. YH-1 harbors:
- a CDS encoding MCE family protein, giving the protein MKPDTRRLLVGSSAVLVLMAIVVLSVGMFRGSFTKTVPVTVISDRAGLVMNPDARVKLHGAEVGNVESIEPRPDGTAVLHLAIDPSRLDLIPENVGVDITSSTVFGAKFVELVPPNDPSDQSLRAGQVIQGQHVTVEINTIFQQLVSVLDKIEPVKLNETLGALSAGISGRGEKLGQTLVELDELLVKLDPSLSNLSHEIAVAPEVLNTYADVTPDLLATVRNSTQISDTIVDSQDDLDALLVSTIGLAGIGNDVLTSNRQGITDVLHLLAPTTDLTNRYNHALYCGLAGMVPLAMGPPPPVPGVLLLDSFVLGRERYRYPQNLPKVAATGGPQCAGLPDVGYERRAPFVVSDIGANQAEYGNQGILLNSDALKQALFGPIDGPPRNTAQIGQPG